The DNA window AATGGGTTTTGATATGAACCAATATGTCGTAGTGCGGCATACTGACCGTACTCATGAACACATACATATTGCTGCCAGTCGCATTCAATTAGATGGCACTACAGTTTCTGATAGCTGGGACGATCGCAGAAGTGAAGCGGTAATTCGTAAGTTGGAGCAGGAATACAATTTGCAATCGGTGCAACCAAGTTGGGAAAAAGATAAGCATAGTCCAACTACTGGCGAACGTAGGCATATTGCCAGAACTGGAGAGGAAAGCGTTAGAGTCAGACTTCAGCGATCGCTCGACCAAGCAACACACGACCATCCCACTATGCCAGAGTTAATAGAGCGAACGCAACAACAAGGTATTAATGTCCGTGTTGGTTATACTCGCACAGGTATTGTCAAAGGCATTAGTTATCAACTTGATAGTGTGGCTTTTAGTGGTACGCATCTTGGTAAAGCATACACCTTTCCTGGTTTACAAAAGCATCGAGGTGTAAACTATAGTCCCAAGCGGGATGACAAACGCATCCAGAAACTCATGGAACAAGCTGTGGAAAATCCCACACTAGCAGTGCCTCCAAAACAGGATGACAAACGTATTCAGAAAATCATGGAGCAAGCTGTTGAAAATCCTACGCCAGCAGTTACTCAAACAAACTCCTTGCCTATACCAGAACCAACAAACTGGGAGCAAATACGCCTAAACTTAAGCCAGCAGTACAATTTACCCAATTCTCTGCTCACAGAACTGTATGAAAAGGGTTGGCTCTATGCAAGTCAAACAGGTCAAGCAATATTTGTGGAACGCACACTCGATGATCTTCCAACTCTTGCCAAGCAGCTAGAACCAACGGGTGACTTCACCGCCATTCCCCTGAACTCTGAACCGACAAAAAAAGGTAGTTTTTGGATTGCTACAGATGCCACAGTAGAAAGAGCAGTGCTACTAAGTGACCCGATTGAAGTTCTCTCTGTCATTGCCTTAGAATCAACTGTTGACAAAAAACAGCGCAAACCTACGTTGTATTGGAGTGTAGGCGATAGCGAGCAAATACCTTTAGAATTTTTGCGATCGCTCGATGCAGTAGTCATCGCTTTTAAAGATCATGAGAAAGTTGAGGACTTGGTATTTGGGCTATTGGCTGAACTACCCCAAGCTAAACGAGTTTCTCCCGGTAAAATTGGTTGGAACAGGATGATTTCTAGCAATACCCAACAGTTAGAGCTAAGACGATCACTCCCCTCTCAGAGTTTAGAGATTTGATTTTAAAAAAGCTTACCACCAGAGGGAAGCGGAAAACTTGTATAGTAGATATTCACCCTGGGTTCGCTCAGATACTAGCTGGCAAATTACAAGCTAACGCCGAGTGCTATGTTTCCAGAGATACAAGGAATACTGAGCATCTGACACGGTTCATGGCAGACAAGATTCTACCATCAGCCTACAAACGAATAGGTTTTAGAGATGTCCGCACCCATTCATTTCGCAGAGCTACATTTTTAAGATAAAAGCCTACCTGGATAAGGGTTTTAATTTGAGTACGCTTTCCAAATTCAAGTTAGATTTTTATATTGATCGGAGTACTATAAAACAAAAACATGTTCAGAACCTCAAATCCAATTGGGTGCTAGTTAAAATCGGTGAGAGTTAGCTATTATTTCGCTAATAGATTTCCAGTAAGTTTCAAACATAACTTCATGTTCGGCTTTGGAAATTTCAAAATGAGGTACTTCAGCCCTTTTGATTCCGTGTAAATAAGGAGAAATTAGCATCTGACCTTTTGCTTCAGTTCCATCGATACAAGTAGCAGACATATAAGGATAACTAGAAGAAATATATATTTCAAACTTTCCTGGCAATCCTAATTTATCAAATTCTGTTTGCAAAGCTTTCACAGCATTGAGAGAAACCCTGATGCGGTTGTTCAGTTCTAATTCCCCTCTGTCTTGAGCATATTGCTTAGTAATTTCACAATCAGGGTCAAGAAAAATATATTTAAATACAACACCTTTTCTTAGCAACTCTAAAATAGGTTCCTTGAATTCACGAGATGGTCTTTGCTCAAAATATCCAACAAAAGAACGGTGTGAAATTCCTAAATTTACTACTTCATATTTAGCTCTCAAAAGTATATCTACTTTTTCCGAAATACTTGGTCTACCGCTCTCGTATAACTTAAAACCAGCTTTGTAATCTGGAAATTTAGTATTTAATAAATCTTCAAGTTCTGTTAAAAAAAGTTCGCGCTCCTCTGATTTAATTAACTTTTCATAAAAAAATGGTATGGCAACTGCAACAGCTAAAAATGTACCAATATCTTTAGTCGCATCCCAAAAAAAACCTACTTTTCCTAAAGCAGTTAGCCTAAGCAAAATACCTACAAGAAAAACTATTACCCCTGCAAGACCGTAATACCTGCCCAGAAGTCGCTTCAGAGGACTTTTAAAATCTTGTCTTGACTGATTCGGCATTTTCTCTTATATATCTCTAAGTGTTTAGCTACTGAGCTAAAACTGGAATTCAGTCAAAAATAACACAAAAGTACCTATGCAAATTAGAGGACGACTATTTCACATTTCAAATAGTGATAATCTTAGCATAAACCTAAATAGGCATTAGACCTCTTGCAAAATTATTTTGTGGTATGATTAGAGATTTTCTTAAAAATGTACATTCAAATTGATGCAGAGAACTTTTATTACTTCATTGGTATGTCTGATTCAAATTGAACGCAAATTTTAAAACTCACCATTATACCATAAATTATTTTTGCAAGAGGTCTATTGAGTTACGTTAAACCCATACGAGGTGTTGGCAAAAGCTTGCGTGCTTGTGTTAAAAGGTCTTCCGCTTGCAGCTTTCGTTTTTGGCTGTAGGCATCGCGCAAAGCTCCAGCCAGCAATCTATCTGTGAGGTCTGATGCTGTGAACGGAATGTTTTCATTTTTAGACTCTTGTGTACCAGTCAGATAAACCAACTTAGTAACTTGTTCTAAAGTTAGTTCTAATTCGGGAACTATACTCCTGATAATTTCTGCACGTATTTCGTCCGTTGGACGCTCAAAAAATAAATCAAGGGCGGCACGACGACGGATTGCAGGATCAAGTGCGTTAGGTCGATTTGTGATGAAGATGACTGCAATAGGCAGACGGGTTAGGCGAAGGTTGTCTAGTTGCTGTAGCACCGTATTGAGTCCAGCTTTGTCCTCATGATGCATCTGTTCGCTATCCCGTCTGGCTGCAAGTGCATCAGCTTCATCCAAAAGGAGCAATATCGGCTCATTACGAGAAGACTTAGCACGAGCTTCAGCATGAGCAAACGCTTGTGCAATTAAGTCACTCATTTCCCCTACCTGACCAGTACCACGAATTTGAGTATTAATCTTCAGCAAGTGTACACGAGTTTTGTCTCCAATACGACGAGCCAATGCATCGCCAATGGTTTCCGCCAGTACAGTTTTGCCAGTGCCAACATCGCCAGAAAGAAGAACTAGGGGTACACGACTGCGTAGTTGTTCGCATAACAAAAGTACACAACCGTGGTGCTTAATACTCCAAGCCTCTACTTGTTCTGGATACAGTAGCATCTCCAGTTCGATGAGCAGTCGCAACTTATAATTTTCGAGTCCCACAAGGCGTTCATACAAGGACTGAGCAACCTTATCTGGAAAAACTTTCTCAAACTCAAAGAACTTAACAAGTTGGGATAAATCTTGGGAAACTCCCATAGAAATTAAACTCCTTGAAAACGGATTTGTAATATTGCTTTCAGGGGAAGGGATGCTACTGTGTCCGGCTGGGAAAAATACCCGTACTGGAAGGCTGGATAGTTTCTCGCCACGACGCACCAGATCGAGCTTATGCACTGCCATCGTCAACTCATCGTCGCCGATGTTGTAACCAGCCTTCTCTATGTACTGGCGCAACACCTTTGGGATGGCAGTTCGTTTAGCAACATTTTCTCTACGTGCTATCTCCTCAGCCTCAGCTATTATCGCCAATGCTCCTAATCGCAACTGCCCCAATAGCTGATTTTCAGAACCGATAAGTTGTATTGGAGTGTCAGATGTCATCGTGTAAAATGCTTACGACTAAGACCATAGTTATCTTTTGAATACGTGCGGTCATTAATCCAGTTACCGCCACTATAGTTTAACTGACCAGCAGAACTCCATTTCAGTTGTAAATCTTCTCGAATTTCATCTTTCTCCATTTCACTCATACTTTTCCATCGCTCATTATGGGTAACTCGCACATGGAAGCTGGCATTTGCTAGTTCTAATTGATAGCGGATGCCGCCGGAAGGGTCATCGGCGAGTCCAACTCCTGCCACAAAGACGATATATTCCAATTCTTCTAAAACATAATCGCTGTTCGGTTGAGTCCAAACGAACTTAACTCGATCAATGACTTCCTCATCCAAGAAGACTCTTACATCGTTGATCAGTCTCTTGGCATAGTCTTCAGGGAAATAACCATAGGTATCCAGTATTGCCAAGAAATCAGCCTGAACTTTGCGGCTAACATAGACTACTTTAGTAAGCGTGCTTGTCTGGGTTGTGGATTTAGTACGAGTTGTGGTCATTAACTATAAATTCCTTTTTATATAGGCTCGGAAAGAGTTCGGAACTCATCACCAAAAACTTGACACCACGCATCTACAGCAGCATCTTCATCACCGTCAAACTCACAACTTTTGGCATCCATCATTGCATCATAAGCTTCTTGAACCCGCTCCAAATAACTCAGGCGAGTTTTCTCAGTCCAAGTCTTAGCAATGTTGTTATTCGGATTTACAGAATCCATAATCACAACTTGGTCGGCTGGAAGTACAACTCGATTCGCATTATAGAAATCGTCAAAAATAATTGGTTCCAAGAACTGATGTTTGCGTAAAAAAGAAAACACTTGCCGTAAACTGGTTTGCCACTCGTCAGTTACACCATATTCTTCAAAAGCGGCAGCAGTTACAAGGTCGCAGAAAATTGACGGCTGGGTTAAATCACCTTGTTGATTGTTCCACCATTTCACCATACGAACAAGACGATTAAACTTGACGGGGCCAGAAATTTGTTTGCTCAGTGCTATGCGCTGGCTAATAAAATCATTGTGGCAAGTGACTGATGTCAGACGCCAACCATCCTTACGAGGTATCCAGCCCCCATTCGGTAGACCGAGAGAATCATCACGGATAATTGGTGCTACATCAACATTTAACTTGATACCACTGCGAAACTTTACCCTTACTGCACTCTTGAGGGGCTTGATGTCTTCATCCTGCTTTGCTGGGTAGATGTTACGAATTTGATCGCTGGTAAATTTTAAAAGCTTATCCAGTTGTTCTTTAGTTGCGTCTTCACCCGAATAGTAAGCAGCAATATCTACATCGAAAATATTATCTTCTGTTCTACGCAGTGAAGTAAATTTGGCGTTTGAACCTGCTTTTAGTACCTTCTCTAATGTAAACCGATCGTCAGCAGAAACTCGGTTTTTGAGTTGCTCGACCATGTAATCGGTTTGTCGGTTTGCTTCTTTAATGTGTTCGTTTGTAGGCCGAATTTGGCTTGCGAATCTGTCAAATCTTTCTTTGATAGTCATATTTTTTTTGCCAATTATGCTTGTGTAGGTCGGATAACGCATTGTTCACCGACATACGCTGCTGCCAAATCAATTGCCCAGTCATAACCCCGATGGAAATTCCACACGATTACAGGTGGATGGATATTCTCCGAAATTTGCTGTCCAATATGGAAGGCGAGTGATACTGGCCCAGCGTAGAAGATATGAACCCTATTCACGTTAGGTATTCGTTGGGTAATTAAATCCATTGTGCGTCGAAACACCTGTCCGTATTCACGCACCTGATTTTCACTACGTACAATACCTCTCTGAGGTAGTAATTTCAAATCCACTTCAATTGCTCCCTCTGGAACAACTTTACGAGTTTGTTCGGGGAACACTTTATAACTCACAGTTATGCGAATTATTACATCACCTGTGTGCCTCAGTAGTGTCTCAGGTAAACCCTGTACATCCATAGGAGGAAACTCTTCTCCATCTCCCGGCCATGACCAGGTATTTGAGCCTGGACTGGGGTGAAAGTCGAAAAACCTCACCGGCTGGCGGTCTGTGATCAGATGACCAGCTAGAATAGCCAAGGGTATGTGTATGATACCGTGGAATACTAATTCTGCTTCACCACGTCGTGCAAGTGTTCCAAATAATGCTCCTTGCGGTTCGGTTATGCGCTGAACGGCAGTTTCTGGACTAGTAAATACTCCATTTGCTACTAAATCAGTGAAATCTAATAGAGATGTTTCCACCTCACGCCGCTTCAGGTCATCCCCAAAACTTTTGATTACTTCATCTGGTGCGATCGCTCGCAAAGATTGGGCGCGAAGTATTAATAGTGGCGTTTCAACCGTTCTGGCAGTTTTTACCGCAGCTAGTGGTGGAATCGGTCGAGAGCGTAATAACCCGATTGTAAAGGCAGCTGCTGCATTGGCAGCATAGCCATGCCAATTATCATTTTTTTGTGCATCTGCAAAATCACTTATACCCCGAATTTCTAGAAAACGAGGGGGATTAGTGTGGTTTGCCGCTGCCCGTGCTACTCCAGCACCCTCCATTGCTACAGCGAGGAGCTTTGGACAATCCTGGAGTAAGCGTGGTAAAGTTTCTGCGTCTGCAATTACTTTTTCTCCACTAGCGATAGGAGCAAAATGCACCTCTGGCAAGGCATTTTCTGTTTGTACAGTTCCTGGACGCAGCACGCTGATCTGCCCTTTCCACTCACTTGCCTCGTAGGCATAAGCGCGACCATAAAGTAGGCGATCGGATAGGAACTGTTCTGACCTACGCTGGTCGCCCTCTGTAGTCAACTTAGCCATCTCATAGTAGTAGCAGAACGTTGACACCACAACATCTCCTAGTTCCAGTTTCCCACGCACACCACCAGCAATTCCTACCATCATT is part of the Nostoc sp. 'Peltigera membranacea cyanobiont' N6 genome and encodes:
- a CDS encoding HORMA-1 domain-containing protein, whose amino-acid sequence is MTTTRTKSTTQTSTLTKVVYVSRKVQADFLAILDTYGYFPEDYAKRLINDVRVFLDEEVIDRVKFVWTQPNSDYVLEELEYIVFVAGVGLADDPSGGIRYQLELANASFHVRVTHNERWKSMSEMEKDEIREDLQLKWSSAGQLNYSGGNWINDRTYSKDNYGLSRKHFTR
- a CDS encoding CBASS oligonucleotide cyclase; its protein translation is MTIKERFDRFASQIRPTNEHIKEANRQTDYMVEQLKNRVSADDRFTLEKVLKAGSNAKFTSLRRTEDNIFDVDIAAYYSGEDATKEQLDKLLKFTSDQIRNIYPAKQDEDIKPLKSAVRVKFRSGIKLNVDVAPIIRDDSLGLPNGGWIPRKDGWRLTSVTCHNDFISQRIALSKQISGPVKFNRLVRMVKWWNNQQGDLTQPSIFCDLVTAAAFEEYGVTDEWQTSLRQVFSFLRKHQFLEPIIFDDFYNANRVVLPADQVVIMDSVNPNNNIAKTWTEKTRLSYLERVQEAYDAMMDAKSCEFDGDEDAAVDAWCQVFGDEFRTLSEPI
- a CDS encoding DUF5919 domain-containing protein produces the protein MPNQSRQDFKSPLKRLLGRYYGLAGVIVFLVGILLRLTALGKVGFFWDATKDIGTFLAVAVAIPFFYEKLIKSEERELFLTELEDLLNTKFPDYKAGFKLYESGRPSISEKVDILLRAKYEVVNLGISHRSFVGYFEQRPSREFKEPILELLRKGVVFKYIFLDPDCEITKQYAQDRGELELNNRIRVSLNAVKALQTEFDKLGLPGKFEIYISSSYPYMSATCIDGTEAKGQMLISPYLHGIKRAEVPHFEISKAEHEVMFETYWKSISEIIANSHRF
- a CDS encoding relaxase/mobilization nuclease domain-containing protein, with the translated sequence MIGKHIKGKSFRGLLNYLFGKDGARQIGGNMEGTNPRELAAEFGISRRLNPKVSRAVYHASLSLAHKESLDDNTWDEIAQKYLQAMGFDMNQYVVVRHTDRTHEHIHIAASRIQLDGTTVSDSWDDRRSEAVIRKLEQEYNLQSVQPSWEKDKHSPTTGERRHIARTGEESVRVRLQRSLDQATHDHPTMPELIERTQQQGINVRVGYTRTGIVKGISYQLDSVAFSGTHLGKAYTFPGLQKHRGVNYSPKRDDKRIQKLMEQAVENPTLAVPPKQDDKRIQKIMEQAVENPTPAVTQTNSLPIPEPTNWEQIRLNLSQQYNLPNSLLTELYEKGWLYASQTGQAIFVERTLDDLPTLAKQLEPTGDFTAIPLNSEPTKKGSFWIATDATVERAVLLSDPIEVLSVIALESTVDKKQRKPTLYWSVGDSEQIPLEFLRSLDAVVIAFKDHEKVEDLVFGLLAELPQAKRVSPGKIGWNRMISSNTQQLELRRSLPSQSLEI
- a CDS encoding AAA family ATPase — its product is MTSDTPIQLIGSENQLLGQLRLGALAIIAEAEEIARRENVAKRTAIPKVLRQYIEKAGYNIGDDELTMAVHKLDLVRRGEKLSSLPVRVFFPAGHSSIPSPESNITNPFSRSLISMGVSQDLSQLVKFFEFEKVFPDKVAQSLYERLVGLENYKLRLLIELEMLLYPEQVEAWSIKHHGCVLLLCEQLRSRVPLVLLSGDVGTGKTVLAETIGDALARRIGDKTRVHLLKINTQIRGTGQVGEMSDLIAQAFAHAEARAKSSRNEPILLLLDEADALAARRDSEQMHHEDKAGLNTVLQQLDNLRLTRLPIAVIFITNRPNALDPAIRRRAALDLFFERPTDEIRAEIIRSIVPELELTLEQVTKLVYLTGTQESKNENIPFTASDLTDRLLAGALRDAYSQKRKLQAEDLLTQARKLLPTPRMGLT
- a CDS encoding SAVED domain-containing protein: MRNNSVDFAIITALRIERDAVRDRLDSCEVLQEDFEPLTYYYGRVSIPGSNEYYTVVLVALLGMGNNEAAVATTRLLQRWEPVNVMMVGIAGGVRGKLELGDVVVSTFCYYYEMAKLTTEGDQRRSEQFLSDRLLYGRAYAYEASEWKGQISVLRPGTVQTENALPEVHFAPIASGEKVIADAETLPRLLQDCPKLLAVAMEGAGVARAAANHTNPPRFLEIRGISDFADAQKNDNWHGYAANAAAAFTIGLLRSRPIPPLAAVKTARTVETPLLILRAQSLRAIAPDEVIKSFGDDLKRREVETSLLDFTDLVANGVFTSPETAVQRITEPQGALFGTLARRGEAELVFHGIIHIPLAILAGHLITDRQPVRFFDFHPSPGSNTWSWPGDGEEFPPMDVQGLPETLLRHTGDVIIRITVSYKVFPEQTRKVVPEGAIEVDLKLLPQRGIVRSENQVREYGQVFRRTMDLITQRIPNVNRVHIFYAGPVSLAFHIGQQISENIHPPVIVWNFHRGYDWAIDLAAAYVGEQCVIRPTQA